One genomic segment of Sphaerodactylus townsendi isolate TG3544 linkage group LG07, MPM_Stown_v2.3, whole genome shotgun sequence includes these proteins:
- the LOC125436437 gene encoding vesicle-associated membrane protein 1-like yields the protein MSDPAQQPAPGAGEGGEGAGGPPGAPPNLTSNRRLQQTQAQVEEVVDIMRVNVDKVLERDQKLSELDERADALQAGAQVFESSAAALKRKYWWKNCKMMIMLGVICAIVVIAIALYFFT from the exons AT GTCTGATCCAGCTCAGCAACCTGCCCCTGGGGCAGGAGAAGGTGGTGAAGGGGCTGGGGGCCCCCCAGGGGCACCTCCAAACTTGACCAGCAATCGTCGTCTGCAGCAGACTCAAGCCCAAGTAGAGGAA gtGGTAGATATAATGCGTGTAAATGTGGACAAAGTCTTGGAGCGAGATCAGAAGCTATCGGAACTTGATGAGCGAGCAGATGCCCTCCAAGCTGGGGCCCAGGTGTTCGAAAGTAGTGCAGCAGCTCTCAAGAGGAAGTACTGGTGGAAGAATTGTAAG ATGATGATCATGCTGGGAGTGATCTGTGCTATTGTGGTGATTGCAATCGCAC TCTATTTTTTTACCTGA